The Zobellia alginiliquefaciens genome contains a region encoding:
- a CDS encoding McrC family protein, with translation MCNQDNHIVVFEHEALRFDKGEKRISKPQFDALQKYYGSGVPYFKLIYNGVQFNEYVGVIQIGKTTIEVLPKADKNSNSTIEENKWRDILIGMMRSVGSFNIKSTSSSNLKIKPNSILDLYFEMFINEVEYILHSGLIKKYRKKKGNVLALKGSLQFNKHIQYNLTHQERFYVSHTTYDVVHQLHIILYQAIQLIKQINSNTSLHSRIGSLLLNFPEMPNIKVTESTFNKLIFNRKTEHYKKGIEIAKLLLLQYHPDISKGRNNVLALMFDMNMLWEKFIFKSLLKYKNSQSRITAQTSKYFWKPEKGNRSKMKPDIWIENDGESIILDTKWKNLNGYNPSPDDLRQMYVYHEYYKAQKVALVYPGVKNEKRNGLFLDPVSSNPIDKECGVITIEVDNNIKKWQENISEQFNDWLN, from the coding sequence TTGTGTAATCAAGATAATCATATTGTTGTTTTTGAACATGAAGCACTTCGTTTTGATAAAGGAGAAAAACGGATAAGTAAGCCACAATTTGATGCACTTCAGAAATATTATGGCTCAGGTGTACCCTATTTTAAATTAATTTATAATGGAGTTCAATTCAATGAATATGTTGGGGTTATTCAAATAGGTAAAACTACTATTGAAGTTTTACCAAAAGCGGACAAGAATTCAAATTCGACAATAGAAGAAAACAAATGGCGTGATATCTTAATTGGTATGATGCGTTCAGTTGGTAGTTTTAATATAAAATCTACAAGCTCAAGTAATTTAAAAATAAAGCCTAATTCAATACTCGATTTATATTTTGAAATGTTTATAAATGAGGTTGAATATATTCTACATTCAGGCTTAATAAAGAAGTATAGAAAAAAAAAAGGTAATGTTCTTGCATTAAAAGGTAGTTTACAATTTAATAAACATATTCAATATAATTTAACACATCAGGAAAGGTTTTATGTTAGCCATACAACATATGATGTTGTGCACCAATTGCATATTATTTTATACCAGGCAATTCAACTTATCAAACAAATAAACAGTAATACATCATTACATAGTAGAATTGGGTCTTTGTTATTGAATTTTCCAGAAATGCCAAATATTAAAGTAACAGAATCTACTTTTAACAAATTAATATTCAACAGAAAAACGGAGCACTATAAAAAAGGAATTGAAATAGCCAAACTATTGTTATTGCAATATCATCCAGACATAAGCAAAGGTAGAAATAATGTTTTAGCGTTAATGTTTGATATGAATATGCTTTGGGAGAAATTCATATTTAAGAGTTTACTAAAATATAAAAATAGTCAGTCTCGCATTACAGCACAAACATCTAAATACTTTTGGAAGCCAGAAAAAGGAAATCGGTCTAAAATGAAACCTGATATTTGGATAGAAAATGATGGAGAAAGTATTATTCTAGATACAAAGTGGAAAAATTTGAATGGATATAATCCATCTCCTGATGATTTAAGGCAGATGTATGTTTACCATGAATATTATAAAGCTCAAAAAGTTGCTTTAGTTTACCCGGGAGTTAAGAATGAAAAACGAAATGGATTGTTTTTAGATCCTGTTTCTAGTAATCCAATAGATAAAGAATGTGGTGTCATTACTATTGAAGTAGATAACAATATAAAGAAATGGCAAGAAAACATAAGTGAGCAATTTAATGACTGGCTTAATTAA
- a CDS encoding sulfatase family protein translates to MKNFGILIFGLLCLFGCINLKKERVPTKIAVDQPPNILWIVAEDLSPVLPSFGDSTVVTPNISRLAAEGVRYTNVYSPSGVCAPSRAAIATGMYQNHIGAHHMRTRGNRKFLPEVIQPYGAMPPADIKMHSEHLRLEGYYCSNNSKEDYQFMAPVTAWDESSKKAHWRNRGPNQPFFSIFNLGVTHESQIWAKAKDSLWVDADLDVPVPPYLPDNEIGRTDVRRMYSNIKEMDHQVGEILAQLEEDGLLDNTVIFWYADHGGPLPRQKRLLYDSGMKLPLIIRYPEKKNAGTVDNRLISFVDFKPTLMSLAGIQPPGNLDGRAFAGEFEVKEKRQYVYGAADRFDKQYDMIRAVRDNRFKYLKNFKTEQGYYLPVAFREQMPIMQELLRMRDNGELNENQAQWFRKKKVPEELFDTYNDPYELNNLADKPEFEDKLKELRAECNRWMGEVNDKGLMTEKEYVESIWPSGEQPKTINPVVKYENGKVVISSATEGASIGYQILTEKEDRAGEWKVYTNPFPINVDEQIVTVAHRIGYRQSDEVFYKEN, encoded by the coding sequence ATGAAAAACTTTGGTATCCTAATTTTTGGTCTATTGTGCCTATTCGGTTGTATTAATCTAAAGAAAGAGCGGGTCCCGACAAAAATTGCCGTAGATCAGCCACCTAATATACTCTGGATAGTGGCCGAAGATTTAAGTCCGGTATTGCCATCGTTTGGCGACTCCACAGTGGTTACGCCCAATATTAGCCGGTTAGCTGCGGAAGGTGTTAGATATACGAATGTATATTCACCATCTGGTGTCTGTGCGCCTAGTAGGGCTGCAATTGCCACGGGTATGTACCAGAACCATATCGGCGCGCACCACATGAGAACTAGGGGGAATAGAAAATTCTTGCCAGAAGTAATTCAACCTTATGGTGCAATGCCTCCTGCCGATATAAAGATGCACAGTGAACATTTAAGACTTGAAGGTTATTATTGTTCCAATAACAGTAAGGAGGATTATCAATTTATGGCACCTGTCACAGCATGGGACGAAAGTAGTAAAAAAGCTCATTGGAGAAACCGGGGGCCAAATCAGCCATTTTTCTCGATATTCAATCTGGGGGTTACACATGAATCCCAAATATGGGCGAAGGCCAAAGACTCGCTTTGGGTCGATGCAGATTTAGATGTACCGGTACCGCCCTATTTACCGGACAATGAAATAGGGAGGACCGATGTCAGGAGAATGTATTCCAATATTAAAGAAATGGACCATCAAGTAGGGGAAATACTGGCTCAGTTGGAAGAGGACGGCTTATTGGACAATACGGTTATATTCTGGTATGCCGACCATGGCGGGCCCTTACCACGGCAAAAGCGTCTATTGTATGATTCGGGAATGAAATTGCCATTGATAATACGCTATCCGGAAAAAAAGAATGCAGGAACAGTTGATAATCGTTTGATAAGTTTTGTTGATTTTAAGCCCACTTTGATGTCTTTGGCGGGAATTCAGCCACCCGGGAATCTTGACGGTAGAGCCTTTGCTGGTGAATTTGAAGTAAAAGAAAAGAGACAATATGTATATGGGGCAGCAGACCGGTTTGATAAACAATACGATATGATTAGAGCGGTTCGTGACAATCGCTTTAAATATTTGAAGAATTTTAAAACTGAACAGGGGTATTATTTGCCCGTAGCCTTTCGAGAGCAAATGCCTATTATGCAAGAGTTACTACGAATGCGGGATAATGGAGAACTTAATGAAAATCAAGCACAGTGGTTCCGGAAAAAAAAGGTTCCCGAAGAATTATTTGATACATATAATGATCCGTATGAACTTAATAATCTAGCGGACAAACCTGAATTTGAGGATAAACTAAAAGAACTTAGAGCAGAGTGTAATCGGTGGATGGGAGAAGTGAACGATAAGGGTCTAATGACCGAAAAAGAATATGTAGAATCTATATGGCCTTCCGGAGAACAACCTAAAACGATTAATCCTGTAGTTAAATATGAAAACGGAAAGGTTGTAATAAGTAGTGCGACCGAAGGTGCATCAATAGGCTATCAAATTTTGACTGAAAAAGAAGATAGGGCTGGAGAGTGGAAAGTATATACCAATCCTTTTCCTATAAATGTTGATGAGCAAATTGTAACAGTAGCTCATAGAATAGGATACAGGCAAAGCGATGAGGTCTTTTATAAAGAAAATTAA
- a CDS encoding type I restriction endonuclease subunit R: MSYEYSEDALIEQATQDVLQELGWSVVTAWHNESFGEKGLLGRENKNEIVLTRHVFSALKKLNPNHPETAYEQAIELISQNVADQTLGRINKDKSNILRNGVPVSYTNDKGEFIKTKLKVFDFNNPTNNEFFAVRQLEVLGELYLRRPDVVGFVNGIPLVLFELKAHHQELRHAYSDNLKDYKDAIPQLFHNNAFIILSNGTDAKVGTVTSKYKYFLDWKRIEEDEEGEVSLDTMLRGTCDKKRLMDIFENFLLFDDSGGDVVKLMAKNHQYIGVNKVIDNVHNIEDLEGKLGVFWHTQGSGKSYSMVFLCEKIHRKLGGSYTFLIAVDRTELENQLYDTFSGVGVVNDKNVIAGKKKGTTGREHLRQLLSENHRYVFTLIHKFSIDPKLETEYPLITERKNVIVISDEAHRTQSGTYARNMRFHGLPNASYLGFTGTPIIKEEEELTKNIFGEYVSVYDFKRAIEDQATLPLRYLNRGEKLDIINPDLDEKMAEVFENEDLDDDQKKKLEYLFNRDYPILTSQPRLEAIAKDLVWHFNERGYQGKAMYVALDKPTAIKMYELAVAYWPKYLEELNQRIKNADDEQEAQELRRKYNKVKETEICVVVSSEQNELDKFRKMNLDIEVHRRKMVERNLEKEFKDEDNPFRLAFVCAMWITGFDAPCVSTVYLDKPIKGHTLMQTIARANRVYDDEKENGLIVDYGNVYKQLEKAYSVYGEGGKSGPEGKPIDPLEDLVKELKQAIKDVKAYLKELDFSLQELKEVKPMSKIAKLKDATDAVCLNETTRTTFEMMARNVFRKYKALFPSEELKPHVTNFNAIEAIYTALNQNVKSADVTQIIMDLQAIVSDSVVIQDTILKEGDEDVYVDLSSLDFDKLRAAFSKTPRKNTLVFNLQDAIEKRLKQMVNENPLRVKFYDKYREIIEAYNKGKDLEDTIRTFDKLNEFIKDLSFEEQRVVREKLSNQEALAIFDLLKEGKQLSDKELKEVKKVAVKTLDILKAEKLSIDKWRESRQIKAQVKSTIYDNLLYLPQESYSDEEVGIKTANVYQHIYSNYYGAGRSVYQS, from the coding sequence ATGAGCTACGAATATTCTGAAGATGCTTTAATAGAACAAGCCACCCAAGATGTATTACAAGAACTAGGTTGGTCTGTAGTTACAGCTTGGCACAATGAATCTTTTGGTGAGAAAGGGTTGTTAGGCAGAGAAAACAAAAATGAAATTGTTCTTACACGGCATGTATTTTCTGCACTTAAAAAGCTAAACCCCAATCATCCTGAAACTGCTTACGAGCAAGCTATTGAACTGATTAGTCAAAATGTAGCAGATCAAACTTTAGGTAGGATTAATAAAGACAAAAGTAATATCCTTAGAAATGGCGTACCTGTTAGCTATACCAACGATAAAGGTGAATTCATAAAGACCAAACTAAAGGTTTTTGATTTTAACAACCCTACTAATAATGAATTCTTCGCCGTACGGCAATTAGAAGTTTTAGGTGAACTTTATTTAAGAAGACCAGATGTTGTTGGTTTTGTAAATGGTATTCCCCTTGTATTATTTGAGCTTAAAGCGCACCATCAAGAATTACGGCATGCGTATTCAGACAATTTAAAAGATTATAAAGATGCCATTCCACAGTTATTTCATAATAATGCATTTATAATTTTAAGTAATGGCACAGATGCTAAAGTAGGCACCGTCACCAGTAAATACAAGTACTTTCTAGATTGGAAACGTATAGAAGAAGATGAAGAAGGCGAGGTTAGTTTAGACACTATGCTACGCGGTACATGTGACAAAAAACGTCTCATGGATATTTTTGAGAACTTCTTGTTATTTGATGATTCAGGGGGAGATGTAGTGAAACTTATGGCTAAAAACCACCAATATATTGGTGTAAATAAGGTTATCGACAATGTACATAATATTGAAGACCTAGAAGGTAAACTCGGTGTTTTCTGGCATACCCAAGGCAGTGGAAAGTCATACTCAATGGTCTTTTTATGCGAAAAAATTCACAGAAAACTTGGTGGCTCGTACACCTTCTTAATTGCTGTAGATCGTACTGAGCTAGAGAATCAATTATATGATACTTTTTCAGGGGTTGGTGTGGTCAACGATAAAAATGTAATTGCAGGCAAAAAGAAAGGAACTACTGGTCGTGAACACCTTCGACAGTTACTATCAGAAAATCATCGCTATGTTTTTACCTTAATTCATAAGTTTTCTATTGATCCAAAACTAGAAACTGAATACCCACTTATTACAGAACGTAAAAATGTAATTGTAATTAGTGATGAAGCTCACAGGACACAATCGGGTACCTATGCTAGGAATATGCGTTTTCATGGTTTACCCAATGCATCATATTTAGGTTTTACAGGTACGCCAATTATAAAAGAGGAAGAAGAACTAACCAAGAATATATTTGGTGAATATGTATCGGTCTATGATTTTAAAAGGGCAATCGAAGATCAGGCTACCCTACCCTTGCGCTATTTAAATAGAGGTGAAAAATTAGATATAATAAACCCTGATCTAGATGAAAAAATGGCCGAGGTTTTTGAAAATGAAGACTTAGATGATGACCAAAAGAAAAAATTAGAATATCTATTTAATAGAGACTACCCTATTTTAACCTCGCAACCTCGTTTAGAAGCTATCGCAAAAGATTTAGTTTGGCACTTTAACGAACGTGGCTATCAAGGTAAAGCTATGTATGTAGCATTAGACAAGCCAACAGCTATTAAAATGTATGAATTAGCAGTTGCATATTGGCCAAAGTATTTAGAAGAATTAAATCAGCGAATTAAAAATGCCGACGATGAACAAGAAGCTCAAGAATTAAGAAGAAAATACAATAAGGTTAAAGAAACAGAAATTTGCGTTGTAGTTAGTAGTGAGCAAAATGAGTTAGATAAATTCCGTAAAATGAATTTAGATATTGAAGTTCACCGTCGTAAAATGGTGGAACGAAATCTAGAAAAGGAATTTAAAGATGAAGACAACCCTTTTAGATTAGCATTTGTTTGCGCTATGTGGATTACTGGTTTTGATGCTCCTTGTGTCTCCACCGTTTATTTAGACAAGCCAATTAAAGGGCATACCCTAATGCAAACCATAGCTAGGGCTAACAGAGTTTACGACGATGAAAAGGAAAATGGATTAATAGTAGATTATGGTAATGTTTACAAGCAATTAGAAAAAGCCTACTCTGTATACGGTGAAGGAGGGAAATCTGGTCCAGAAGGCAAGCCAATTGATCCTTTAGAGGATTTGGTGAAAGAGCTGAAGCAGGCGATTAAAGATGTAAAGGCATATTTAAAAGAACTTGATTTTTCGCTACAAGAGCTTAAAGAAGTGAAACCCATGTCTAAAATTGCAAAACTAAAAGATGCTACCGATGCTGTTTGTTTGAATGAAACTACAAGAACCACATTCGAAATGATGGCTCGGAATGTATTTAGAAAGTATAAAGCGTTATTTCCTTCAGAAGAACTAAAACCACATGTTACAAATTTTAATGCAATAGAGGCTATTTACACTGCACTAAATCAGAATGTAAAATCTGCTGACGTCACACAAATTATTATGGATCTACAGGCGATAGTTAGTGACAGTGTAGTCATTCAAGATACTATTTTAAAAGAAGGTGATGAAGATGTATATGTAGATTTATCATCCTTGGATTTTGATAAATTAAGAGCTGCTTTTTCAAAAACTCCTCGTAAAAATACACTCGTTTTTAACCTACAAGATGCAATTGAAAAGAGGTTAAAACAAATGGTTAATGAAAATCCGCTTCGAGTCAAATTCTATGATAAATATAGAGAAATCATAGAAGCTTATAATAAAGGAAAAGATTTAGAAGACACCATCAGAACATTTGACAAGTTAAATGAATTCATTAAAGACTTATCATTTGAAGAACAACGAGTTGTAAGAGAAAAACTTAGCAATCAAGAAGCTTTAGCAATATTTGATTTACTTAAAGAGGGGAAGCAATTATCTGATAAAGAATTAAAAGAAGTAAAAAAAGTAGCTGTAAAAACACTTGATATTCTAAAGGCAGAAAAACTTAGCATAGATAAATGGAGAGAAAGTAGGCAGATAAAAGCACAAGTCAAAAGTACTATCTACGATAACTTACTGTACCTACCACAAGAATCTTACTCTGATGAAGAAGTAGGTATTAAAACTGCCAATGTATATCAACATATTTACTCTAACTACTATGGTGCCGGTAGGAGTGTTTATCAAAGTTAA
- a CDS encoding sulfatase family protein — MKRINLTAVFFTLIYFVFQPIAYTQGLSTSITNDNPNIIVFMADDVSWNDFGCYGNTFVDTPNIDALAANGMRFDNAILTASSCSPSRISIMTGRYPHNTGAAELHTEPKVDFGSIASSLKANGYYTGQAGKWHMGKLLRKGFDKIYEKRQVNGDGGENMWVPSIEERYKNKPFFFWFAAYDAHRVWGENSFSNTHGIEQIDVPPTLVDNDSTRTDLARYYDEIKRFDHHIGMVVESLKEQGVYENTLIFIMADNGRPFPRDKTRMYDSGMKTPFIAHWPKGLLKGTSNSLISSVDLAPTILDACNVAVPKTFQGKSFKTLFKDPSKDFRTYAFAEHNWHDHEAHERMVRTKDFIYILNSRPQFPNQGPADALNSSSFRSLQEQNQNNALTSAQYDVFLTPRPSEELYAVKNDPLQLDNIIDRKAYLNVQGKLKRHLQKWKEDTGDNIPENLTKDWYTRDGGKKIENNLNVRGEMPGVQSGGELLNSRSGFNN; from the coding sequence ATGAAAAGAATAAACTTAACGGCCGTATTTTTCACTCTAATCTATTTTGTTTTTCAGCCTATAGCTTATACACAAGGGTTGAGCACTTCCATTACAAACGATAACCCGAACATCATCGTATTCATGGCTGATGACGTCAGCTGGAACGATTTTGGGTGTTACGGAAATACGTTCGTCGATACACCGAATATCGATGCGTTGGCGGCAAACGGAATGAGATTCGACAATGCGATTTTGACCGCAAGTTCGTGCAGTCCCAGTCGAATAAGCATTATGACCGGGCGTTATCCACATAATACGGGGGCAGCAGAACTTCATACGGAGCCAAAAGTGGATTTCGGGTCGATAGCTTCTAGTTTAAAGGCCAATGGTTACTACACCGGTCAAGCGGGCAAATGGCATATGGGCAAATTGTTGCGTAAGGGGTTCGATAAAATTTATGAGAAGAGGCAAGTAAACGGGGACGGAGGAGAGAACATGTGGGTTCCTTCTATTGAAGAAAGGTACAAAAACAAGCCTTTTTTCTTTTGGTTCGCTGCGTATGACGCCCACAGAGTATGGGGCGAGAACAGTTTCTCCAACACCCACGGGATCGAACAAATAGATGTTCCTCCGACCTTGGTCGATAACGACAGTACCCGCACTGATCTGGCGCGGTATTATGATGAGATCAAGCGGTTCGACCACCATATCGGCATGGTCGTAGAATCTCTAAAGGAGCAAGGTGTCTATGAAAATACCCTGATATTTATAATGGCCGACAATGGCCGCCCGTTTCCCAGGGACAAGACAAGAATGTACGACTCGGGAATGAAGACGCCCTTTATCGCACACTGGCCCAAGGGGTTGTTGAAAGGCACTAGCAATAGCCTGATCAGTAGCGTTGACCTGGCCCCTACGATTTTAGATGCCTGCAATGTGGCGGTGCCCAAAACTTTTCAGGGAAAAAGTTTTAAAACACTCTTCAAAGATCCATCCAAGGATTTTAGGACCTATGCCTTTGCCGAACACAATTGGCACGACCATGAGGCCCATGAGCGTATGGTAAGGACCAAAGATTTCATCTACATTCTTAATTCCAGACCACAGTTTCCGAACCAAGGTCCTGCCGATGCCCTTAACAGCTCTTCCTTCAGGTCGCTGCAGGAGCAAAACCAAAATAACGCTTTGACCAGTGCCCAATATGACGTGTTCTTGACACCGAGACCATCGGAGGAGCTGTATGCTGTCAAAAACGACCCGTTGCAACTCGATAATATCATCGACCGTAAAGCGTACCTGAACGTTCAGGGGAAACTCAAAAGGCATTTACAAAAATGGAAAGAGGATACGGGAGATAATATCCCCGAGAATCTGACAAAGGATTGGTACACTCGGGACGGGGGTAAAAAAATAGAAAATAATTTGAATGTCAGGGGAGAAATGCCGGGCGTTCAAAGCGGGGGAGAGCTCTTGAATTCAAGAAGTGGTTTTAATAATTAA
- a CDS encoding RagB/SusD family nutrient uptake outer membrane protein, whose translation MKYRYIIFLTIGLLVCSACSDKLDLYPTTQQTEGTFYQNEQEIEQTVDEIYHQLGLIYNANGLPDLFGELYSDNTKIILRTGINNYGEQITDYFLQSDNGLIRAAWESCYEAIGICNNAIYQLENTSVEIESSKIDQLKAQATFVRALLYFNMVRAWGAIPYIDTKITPEESYNYLRVEPEEVYQNLIQDLSFAKENLPEFYTGNDIGRITKYAASAVLAKVYLTQGNNLAAKTELEIILESNRYSLDANNDGAINEEDYLFLFKPDTKNSKSSILEAQYLSGVNASNANHQVNYTPFFFDFHLPDQVITFRGNGHNTPSEDLENEFEENDPRKETSIYPGYENLSTSEFVDYPFTMKFFDPDFENEGQNFEIIRYADILLMYAEITQDAQYLNMVRDRVGMPSFGSVGYPSDDFPSLSLAIEHERRIELCFEFHRFFDLVRTNRAVEVMGSKGYSISESKLVFPIPLNEIDINPDITQNNGYN comes from the coding sequence ATGAAATATAGATATATAATTTTTTTGACAATCGGATTGCTTGTATGTTCGGCATGTAGTGATAAGCTTGATTTGTATCCAACTACCCAACAAACGGAAGGAACTTTTTATCAAAACGAACAAGAAATAGAACAAACAGTTGATGAAATTTATCACCAGTTAGGGTTGATTTATAATGCTAACGGATTACCTGATCTTTTCGGTGAATTATACTCAGACAATACTAAAATAATATTACGGACGGGCATTAATAATTATGGAGAGCAAATCACCGATTATTTTTTGCAATCAGATAACGGCTTGATTCGTGCAGCTTGGGAATCATGTTACGAAGCTATTGGAATTTGCAATAATGCCATTTATCAACTTGAAAATACATCGGTCGAAATCGAATCATCTAAAATAGACCAGTTGAAGGCCCAAGCTACTTTTGTTAGAGCCTTGCTGTACTTTAATATGGTTAGGGCCTGGGGTGCTATTCCATATATTGATACCAAGATAACCCCCGAAGAATCCTATAATTATCTTAGGGTTGAACCTGAAGAAGTATATCAAAATCTTATTCAAGACCTTAGTTTTGCAAAGGAAAATCTCCCGGAATTTTATACAGGAAATGATATTGGGCGCATAACAAAATATGCTGCATCTGCAGTTTTGGCTAAGGTTTATCTTACACAAGGCAATAACCTTGCTGCAAAAACAGAACTCGAAATTATTTTGGAAAGCAACCGTTATTCATTGGATGCAAACAATGATGGTGCGATTAATGAAGAAGATTATTTATTTTTATTTAAACCTGATACTAAGAACAGTAAATCATCTATTCTTGAAGCTCAATATTTGTCAGGTGTCAATGCCAGTAACGCCAACCATCAAGTAAATTACACACCGTTCTTTTTCGATTTCCATCTTCCGGATCAAGTCATTACTTTTCGGGGTAATGGCCATAATACGCCAAGCGAAGATTTGGAAAATGAGTTTGAGGAGAACGATCCACGTAAAGAAACTAGTATATATCCTGGGTATGAAAACCTGTCAACGAGCGAATTTGTAGACTATCCCTTTACTATGAAATTTTTTGATCCGGATTTTGAAAATGAAGGACAAAATTTTGAAATAATCAGATATGCGGATATTTTACTTATGTATGCCGAAATTACCCAAGATGCCCAGTATCTAAATATGGTCCGTGACAGGGTTGGAATGCCAAGTTTTGGATCGGTAGGTTATCCATCTGACGATTTTCCATCACTTAGCTTGGCAATAGAACATGAAAGGAGAATTGAACTCTGTTTTGAATTCCATCGATTCTTTGATTTGGTCCGAACCAACAGGGCAGTAGAGGTAATGGGGTCAAAAGGGTATAGCATTAGTGAGAGTAAATTAGTATTTCCAATCCCATTGAACGAGATTGACATTAACCCTGATATAACCCAAAACAACGGTTACAACTAA